Part of the Sulfuriflexus mobilis genome is shown below.
ATTACCAGCACCGCAGATTTTAACTCGGTAAAATTATTCGGCGGTGGTGATACCGCCGTGACCTATGATCCTGCCAGCACCGGCCTGACACCCGATCAGGAGCGTGTACTCGAAAGCCTCAAGATCTCGTGGCTGGAACAGAGTGAAAGTCTCGTCAGCCAATATCTGGGGATCACTGCGAGTAACGTCGACCTCGATATCATCTTCGATACCGATACGGGTGCCGCTGATGCCTATGTCACGACCAGTGGTTCAACGGTTGAGTTGCACCTCAACACAGATACCTTCCTGGCAGTCATGAATGCACAAGGCGACTGGCCCAACCAGCCGTTAGACAATCTGATTGCCCACGAGGTCGTGCATGCAGTCATGGTGGCGACTACCAGTCTGGGTACCAATCCCGGCGCGATGCCAAAGTGGTTTTCCGAGGGCGTGGCCGAGTTCCTGCCCGGCGGTGATCTGCGCCTGGACAATGTACTTAACAGCGGTGCCAGCGCCGCCGATGTGATCGCCGAACTTGACAATATCCAGGGATCAAACTGGAATACGACGGATATCCAGTACGCGGCGGCCTACACCGCTACGCGTATCCTGCATGATGAGATTATTGCCGGTGGTCAGGCCGATGGGGTGAAGCACCTGACCCAGTGGCTGGCAGCTGACAATACGCGCACCCTCAACGATTATTTCTCCACTGTCCTGCAACCGGCGAAGGGCGGGGATGTGAACTATGCCGATGCCAATGCCTTTATCGACAATGTCGTGCAAGCGGGCGGCGCTGCCTACATCGGCGGCCTGACCCTGAACAATCTCGATGACACCGGCGGCATCGGTGGTGGTGAGGCGGATGGTGGCGGTCGTGATACCTCTTATACCGGGAGCGTCCCCGATATTGCCAACCTCAGCAACGACCCACTGGCCGGCTTCAACGAAAGCTTCCCAACGGGGTCGCGCGCGATCCTGCTCAGCTCCACGCAAACCCTGCAGTTTCAGGTCGGGGCCAATGTCGGTGAGACCATTGACGTCAGCCTGGTGGGTATTAATGCCGGCAACCTGGGGGTTTCTGATGTTGACCTGACGACGAATGCAACCCAGGCCCTGGGCAAATTTGATGTGGCACTGGATGCCATTAACACCGAACGTGCGCGGCTCGGGGCCACCCAGAACCGGCTCGAGACCGCGGCCGCCTCGCTGGAAACGAGTATCGAGAACAACAGTGCCGCGCGCTCACGTATTCGTGATGCCGACTTCGCCGAAGAAACCGCTGCCCTGACCCGTAGCCAGATCCTGCAGCAGGCCGGTGTGGCTATCTTGCAGCAGGCAAACTCATTGCCACAGCTGGCCTTGAGTTTGCTCCAGTAGCAGGCCTCTACCCCTCAATCGAGTCGTTAATAAAGCCCCTAAAACGCCTATCTTATTGATATATAATAAATAAAAATATTTCCGTCATCGTCCGTATTTTTTACCCCAGGAATTAAAGTTTTTCCGCCAGGCACCGATAAAGAGTGTGGAGGCGGTAAATACCCACCCACTGAGGGCAGGTATATCCGTCAAATACAAACCTTGCACCCCGCGGGTACCGACCTATAGAGGCATGGTACAGAGGGGTATAGGAGCATTATCATGCCACAGATTATTAACACTAATATTGCGTCGCTGAACTCGCAACGTAACCTGAACAAATCCCAGTCAGACCTGGGTGTTTCCCTGCAACGTCTGTCATCCGGTCTGCGTATTAACAGCGCCAAGGATGACGCGGCTGGCCTCGCTATTTCGGAGCGTTTTACCACGCAGATCCGCGGTATCAACCAGGCCGTGCGTAACTCTAACGACGGTATCTCCCTGGCCCAGACCGCTGAAGGTGACCTGGCGCAGATCACCAACAACCTGCAGCGTGTGCGTGAGCTGGCTGTACAGTCTGCCAACGCCACCAACTCCTCGTCTGACCGTGCTGCCCTGCAGCTCGAAGCCTCACAGCTGATTTCTGAAATCGACCGTGTTGCCTCAACCAGTGCCTTTAACGGCGTCAAGCTGCTTGATGGTAACTTTTCCAGCCAGCAGTTCCAGGTTGGCGCTAACCAGGGTGAAACGGTAAGCATTTCATCTATTGCCAGTGCCCGTACAGACGCACTCGGCCAGGCAAACGTTGCCACGGACGTAGGTGCCGCCACATTAGCAGCAGGTGGCCTGACTGCAGGTGACCTGCTGGTTAACGGTACCGACGTCGGCACCGTAGCCAACCCGGGTGTTGCCGGTTCCTTGTCCGCTGATATTGCCGCCGCTATTACCGCCGCTGATTCAGCGGTGACGGTTGCAGTGGGGGCTTCTTCATTTGCGGTAGGTGCCTTTGCCGCTGTTTCTGATGCGGCAACAAATGATGACGGCGTTTATGACCTGACGGTTGAAGGCGTGTCGGTTATTAATGTCACAGATGTTGGTGCGACGGGTAGCACCGTAGCGGCTGCCGATGTGGATAATGCCCTGGCCCTCACCGCGGTTACGGATGCCCTGACCGCCGCCGGTGTCAGCTTCACGGGTACCGCCGCCGGTGGTGACCTGACCTTCAGCAAGACCGATGGCAGCAACCTGAACCTGACCGAGACCCGTACTATTGGTACCGGTGGTACACCGGCACTGACTGGTAACGGTTTTGCCAACCTGGGTACGGGTACAGCGACCGGTTCAGCCGAGGCCTACGGTGCCCTGACCCTGACCTCATCAGCCGACATCGTCATTGCGGGTGCAGCGCCTGCTAATGCCGGTCTGGGCGCAGGTACTGAGGCGGCTGCCTTAACAGGTGTCACAATTACCGCTACCGACATCTCTAGCGTATCCGGTGCTAACGATGCCCTGGCCTCGATTGATGCGGCCTTGACCACCATCAACAGCAGCCGCGCGAACCTGGGTGCTATCCAGAACCGCTTCGAGTCTGTTGTCTCAAGTCTTTCAACTTCGGTTGAGAACCTGAGTGCTGCACGTTCACGTATCCGTGATGCCGACTTCGCTGAAGAAACTGCATCGCTGACACGTAACCA
Proteins encoded:
- a CDS encoding flagellin, which gives rise to MPQIINTNIASLNSQRNLNKSQSDLGVSLQRLSSGLRINSAKDDAAGLAISERFTTQIRGINQAVRNSNDGISLAQTAEGDLAQITNNLQRVRELAVQSANATNSSSDRAALQLEASQLISEIDRVASTSAFNGVKLLDGNFSSQQFQVGANQGETVSISSIASARTDALGQANVATDVGAATLAAGGLTAGDLLVNGTDVGTVANPGVAGSLSADIAAAITAADSAVTVAVGASSFAVGAFAAVSDAATNDDGVYDLTVEGVSVINVTDVGATGSTVAAADVDNALALTAVTDALTAAGVSFTGTAAGGDLTFSKTDGSNLNLTETRTIGTGGTPALTGNGFANLGTGTATGSAEAYGALTLTSSADIVIAGAAPANAGLGAGTEAAALTGVTITATDISSVSGANDALASIDAALTTINSSRANLGAIQNRFESVVSSLSTSVENLSAARSRIRDADFAEETASLTRNQILQQAGVSILSQANSLPQLALSLLQ
- a CDS encoding flagellinolysin → MNPAGTGPPLNGEEWYRGVLETVMQIVSTNIASLNSQRNLNRSQSQLGVSLQRLSSGLRINSAKDDAAGLAISERMTTQIRGMKQARTNINDAISMMQTSEGALTEVSNLFQRGRELAVQAANATNSQTDRAAIQLEIDQLLSEVDRITSTADFNSVKLFGGGDTAVTYDPASTGLTPDQERVLESLKISWLEQSESLVSQYLGITASNVDLDIIFDTDTGAADAYVTTSGSTVELHLNTDTFLAVMNAQGDWPNQPLDNLIAHEVVHAVMVATTSLGTNPGAMPKWFSEGVAEFLPGGDLRLDNVLNSGASAADVIAELDNIQGSNWNTTDIQYAAAYTATRILHDEIIAGGQADGVKHLTQWLAADNTRTLNDYFSTVLQPAKGGDVNYADANAFIDNVVQAGGAAYIGGLTLNNLDDTGGIGGGEADGGGRDTSYTGSVPDIANLSNDPLAGFNESFPTGSRAILLSSTQTLQFQVGANVGETIDVSLVGINAGNLGVSDVDLTTNATQALGKFDVALDAINTERARLGATQNRLETAAASLETSIENNSAARSRIRDADFAEETAALTRSQILQQAGVAILQQANSLPQLALSLLQ